CGCTGGGGCCGCTACTCGTGTACGCCGACGACGTGCGTCCGGTGTATCGGTTTTTGCACACCGTTGCCGGGCGTGTCAGAGCGGCGGACGGACTGGGTGTCTGTGCCGTCGATCCCGCGGCACACGACGAACGGACGATTCGGAGCGTCGCGCAGGCGTTCGACGGGAGGGTCGAGCTCCGCGAGGGCGACGCCGGGCACCAGCTTCGTGTTCGCGGTCTGTCCGGTCAGCCCGAGGGCTGGCGGGACGTAACGCTGTAGGGGTCCTGTCGAAGTCCGGTTGCGCCGGCACGGGCGAGAACACAAGCGTTTTGCCCGGTCCCCACCGTCGGTTCACCAATGACTGACTACACCGCGACCGTGACGGTCAGGCTCAAGCGGGGCGTGCTCGACCCCGAAGCCGAGACGACCAAGCGAGCGCTCGAACGGCTGGGGTTCGAACTCGACGCGCTCCGATCGACGGACCGCTACGAGCTCGACCTGGCCGCCGAGAGCGAGGACGAAGCTGCCGAACGCGCCGGTGAGATGGCAGAGCGGCTGCTGGCGAACCCGACCATCCACGACTACGAGGTGGCGGTCGAGCGGGCCGAGGCATGACCGTCGCCGTCGTCCGCTTTGG
Above is a genomic segment from Halomicrobium sp. LC1Hm containing:
- the purS gene encoding phosphoribosylformylglycinamidine synthase subunit PurS yields the protein MTDYTATVTVRLKRGVLDPEAETTKRALERLGFELDALRSTDRYELDLAAESEDEAAERAGEMAERLLANPTIHDYEVAVERAEA